Sequence from the Ostrea edulis chromosome 8, xbOstEdul1.1, whole genome shotgun sequence genome:
gaggttaagaagttatcccgtgaaaacctcacccagccggaactactttcgtgtttatgcatcagaaatccgataaaaataattaacgactttaaggcttaataaaaaattaacggctaatgggaAAGatgtttcttctaatggcaaaaagtgctacatgtcagagctcttcaaatctgtattaatatatatcatggggggtgaatttaagaagttatcccgtgaaaacctcacctagccggaactactttcgtgtttatgcatcagaaatcctataaaaataattaacgactttaagacttaataacgaaattaacggctattgacaaaaatcagaaatcctataaaaataattaacgactttaaggcttaataaaaaattaacgtcaaatggcaaaaatatttctgctaatgaaaaaaagtgctacatgtcagagctcttcaaatttgtattgatatttatcatggggggtgaggttaagaagttatcccgtgaaaacctcacccagccggaactactttcgtgtttatgcatcagaaatcctataaaaataattaacgactttaaggcttaataaaaaattaacggctatggcaaaaatattttttctaatggcAAATAGTGCTACAtttcagagctcttcaaatctgtattaatatatatcatggggggtgaggttaagaagttatcccgtgaaaacctcacctagccggaactactttcgtgtttatccatcagaaatcctataaaaataattaacgactttaaggcttaataaaaaattaacggctaatggcaaaaatcaaaaatcctataaaaatgattaacgactttaaggcttaataaaaaattaacggctaattgcaaaaatagttctgctaatgacaaaaagtgctacatgtcagagctcttcaaatctgtattaatatttatcatgggtggtgaggttaagaagttattatgtgaaaacctcacccagtcggaactactttcgtgtttatgcatcagaaatcctataaaaataattaacgactttaaggccttaataaaaaattaacggctaatggcaaaaatatttcttctaatggcaaaaagtgctacatgtcagagctcttcaaatctgtagtaatatttattattgggggtgaggttaagaagttatcccgtgaaaatctcacccagccggaactactttcgtgtttatgcatcagaaatcctataaaaataattaatgactttaagtcttaataaaaaattaacggcaaatggcaaaaatcagaaatcctataaaaataattaacgactttaaggcttaataaaaaattaacggctaatggcccaaatattttttctaatggcaaatagtgctacatgtcagagctcttcaaatctgtattaatatatatcatggggggtgaggttaagaagttatcccgtgagaacctcacccagccggaactactttcgtgtttatgcatcagaaatcctataaaaataattaacgactttaaggcttaataaaaaattaacggctaatgggaaaaatcagaaatcctataaaaataattaacgactttaaggcttaataaaaaattaacggctaatgcaaaaatagttctgctaatgacaaaaagtgctacatgtcagaggtcttcaaatctgtattaatatttatcatgggtggtgaggttaagaagttatcccgtgaaaacctcacccagtcggaactactttcgtgtttatgcatcagaaatcctataaaaataattaacgactttaaggcttaataaaaaattaacggctaatggcaaaaatagttcttctaatgacaaaaacttctacatgtcagagctcttcaaatctgtattaatatttatcattgggggtgaggttaagaagttgtcccgtgaaaacctcacccagccggaactactttcgtgtttatgcatcagaaatcctataaaagtaattaacgactttaaggcttaataaaaaattaacggctaatggcaaaaatcagaaatcctataaaaataatgaacgactttaaggcttaataaaaaattaacggctaattgcaaaaatagttctgctaatgacaaaaagtgctacatgtcagagctcttcaaatctgtattaatatttatcatgggggtgaagttaagaagttatcccgtgaaaacctcacccagccggaactactttcgtgtttatgcatcagaaatccgataaaaataattaacgactttaaggcttaataaaaaattaacggctaatggcaaaatcaaaaatcctataaaaataattaacgactttaaggcttaataaaaaattaacggctaattgcaaaaatagttctgctaatgacaaaaagtgctacatatcagagctcttcaaatttgtattaatatttatcatgggtggtgaggttaagaagttatcccgtgaaaacctcacccagtcggaactactttcgtgtttatgcatcagaaatcctataaaaataattaacgactttaaggcttaataaaaaattaacggctaatggcaaaattcagaaatcctataaaaataattaacgattttaaggcgTAAGTAGTAAGGGGGACAGTACACAGTCAGTATACAGTCAAGATGACGTCATTTGTTTTTCCCCACATAGGTCATTGAGGTCAGGGGTGAGTACACAGTCAAGGGGGAGTATACAGTCAAGGGGGAGTACACAGTCAAGGGGGAGTATACAGTCAAGGGGGAGTATACAGTCAAAGGGGAGTATACAGTCAAGGGGGAGTATACAGTCAAAGGGGAGTATACAGTCAAGGGGAAGTCTACAGTCAAGAGGTAGTCTCACTTACGTCATAAGGgagtcttttttaaaaatatgaataaataccCTGTAAATCTCAGTTGCGTTGGCATAACGATGGCAACTCAGGAAAAGCagtacaaatggaaaattttgGCCTGGAGTGCtttaagaaaaaatgaaaagaaatggaCTTTACAAGAAAGTCAATGGTTTGACAGAAAAGAAGATTGCATTGTtgattttaaggaaaaaatgaGAAATGGTTATGACATTGCAGACAGCTGGGGATCTGAAGAATACATATTGAAACGTAGAATTATGCCGAAAAAATACTTTCCACAGACCTTGAGAGAATCGGATTTTTACAGTTCAAGATGACATCATAGGGTATTGAAAACCCCGCCCACAGAGGTCATacgttatgtatatatataaatgggaATACGGTGGTTTAGCAAAATCATTTTGATCAAAGATGGCTGAACAAGTGGTAATGATGGAACTTCTAACAAGTGATTGTGGAAATGATTGCAAAGGGATGTTAAAAGAGaagttgaagaaaaaaatcgggATTGTAGTACCTAGCTTTTTTGTAGTTGTTCTTATTATTTCTTTGTGCATCGCTGTCAGTGTtttacacgagaagaaaaaacctAATCAGGTAGACTGTGTTTTACGCCCTACTTTGGAAAAAGATGTTATTAAAACATGTTCATACGTGGATCGGTACCCACTCTCGAACGAAGTATATGCCATGATATGCATCAACGACACCATACAGATTGACATACGACGATTTCATGCTGGAAAACCGGGGAACAAAGGAATTACCTTGAGTAAAACACAGTGGCAGTACCTTAAAACATCTGTCGATCATATGGATGAATCTATTTTAAAAGCACAGAATCGTATATAAAGTGATGCatgaataaaatgttgaattgtCAAAGCTTGAAACTATGGGCAAGACTGTGACATTTTCAGACAAGAAAACGATTATCTATATTCCCTATGAAGATCGAAAGGGGGAATGGATGACCATGGCTTTGGACAGATATCGTTTTCAAAGAAGAATACATCATGCATCAAAAGTTTTAAATCCTATACTGgagaaaaatgtacaaataaTGCGTACTCAATTTCATACACAAAACTTGGAAACCCATAATGTTAAAGATCTGTAATGTCAAAATCTACAGCCAGTGTTTTCTACAGTCAAATTGAAGTCTACAGTCACTGACGTCGTGGGGTAGTATACAGTCAGAGGGTAGTCTACAGTCAGAGGGTAGTCTACAGTCACTGATGTCATGGGGGAGTATATAGCCAAAGGGGAGTATATAGCCAAAGGGGAGTCTACAGTCAGAGGGGAGTCTACAGTCAAGGCGGAGTCTACAGTCACGAACCACGTGATTAAATGATGTATAAATTTGATCGATTTGAATGATTTTCACCAGTCATGAGCAAGTCTCAGAGAGGATACGGGataacttcattttttttattgtgagaGTTTTGATGTGGACAGAGATGGAGGATAAACATCAAAACCTTATTAAGGCAAACTACACTATATTGGTGAAGAAGATGATGGCAATTCGAGTCGCGGAACATTTGTATGCTTCAAACATAATTACCGACGAAATGAGGCAACGCATAGAAGCCGAGAAAACCAGTTACGACCAAAGCAGAACACTGATTAGTATCATTTTACGTCGAGGATCGAGGGCTTTTGTGGGATTCCGAATGGCCTTAATGAAAGCCAATCAAGCTGATTTATCGAGACTCTTGATGAATAATGACGATGATACGAAGTCTGAATACGAAAAGAAATTAGCTATGGCAAGATCTTTAGTCATTCCTACCAAAGAAAGAGGAGATTCCGGAAACCAATCAAAGAAAGCTACACACCCTCAGTCTCAGGAGCCAAGATGTAGGATAAGTCTGGATGACTTTAATGACCTGTTCCTCACCGTCATGCCTTACAAGGGAACGGTTTACGTTCACATTCGCCATCTCGCAGAATCCCATGGTCGTCTCATTGCCACAAAGAAAGGAGTCACCTTTCCTTTGGCTCGTTAGTTAAAATTTGAATCCCTTCTTCCAGATATCCAAGACTACATAGACAACATTGGAAAGGAGAATGGAGAAGTGCAGTGGCATATTGGCGGAGGCGTGTTCGTCTCATTGTCACCCGGCTACCCTACAGTGGATATAAGACACTTTTGGAAGCCCGACGATGCCCCAGAACCCATACCGACAAAGAAGGGTGTCACTTTGAACGGAAACAAACTAGCCAGACTTAGAGATGCCCTTGAAGAAATGCATGAATCTGTTCCAGAGCTCAAAGACACCGAACTCTGTATGTTCAGCGAATCTCATCAAAATCAACTTGGAATGTTAGACTGTCCCGAATGTACCCCGTTCGGTTACGATGCCCAAGACAATATGTCCAAGGAATGCAATGTGGGAGATTTACAGGACGTGAAATCGATTGAGAGTGATCTTGATTGACCTAATGACCATGAACactgaattcaaaattaatgatgagaataattatatatacacatgtttgtttttcattcgaaatctaataaacatgaatagtAATTAGTTGCCTGTCTTAATTGGTTTGTTACTTGAATATAAAAGGTGATAATCAAAGATGGATCATCATTGGAACGCAGTATGTCAAACTACACGGATTACTTGAAGGATCTCTACTACACTCCCGGTAAACCGGGAGCATTTGCTGGTCCCGAAAAATTGTATCAAGCCGTTAAACAGGAAGGCAAATACAAGATTGGCAGAAGGAGAATAAGACAATTTTTAAACAACGAAGACTCATATAGTCTTTATAAGCCTATTCGTAAGACGTTTCCGCGCTCTAAAGTAATAGTGAACACAATCGACTCTATGTGGGATGGTGACTTAGCCGACGTCAGTAATATTGCATCTCACAACGACGGTTACAAATTCTTATTGGTTTTAATTGACATATTTAGTCGATATTTATTTATAGTCCCCTTGACAAATAAACATCATCAAAACATCATCGATGGTTTAAAATCAGTTTTTCAAACTGGACGAAAACCACACACCCTTAGAACAGACAAAGGTAGCGAATTCAAAAATCGTTGGGTAAAGACGTTTCTGAAAAAAGAAGGAATTAACgtgatatacacacaaaatGAAACCAAAGCAAATTATGCGGAGAGAGTGATTCGTACCATGAAGAACCTTATGTATCGCTatttcatgaaaaacaaaacttacCGATTTGTGAATGTGTTGCAAGACTTGGTGAAAAGTTACAACAACAGACCTCACAGATCTTTGGGTGGCAATGCTCCCCTTACTGTCAACCAGGGAAATGCTGATGAAATAAGACTCGATGCTTATCTTGCGGGAACAAAACCAAAATCGGATCTGAGAAAAAAGAATGGTAACCAGCATACATccaagaaaacaatgaaaaaaagaGTAAAACCATTTTTCAAGTTAAAAGTTGGAGATAATGTCAGGATATCACAGCTTAAACACCCTTTTCAAAGAGACTATCAACAGAAATGGACAGAAGAATTTTTCAAAGTCGTTAAAAGATACAAAAGGGGTCAAATACCTGTATACAAAGTACAAGATTTGGCAGACGATCCTATACAAGGCACCTTCTACCAATCTGAGCTTCAAAAAGTTGTCAAGTCTGAAGATGTTGCCTATAGAGttgaaaaaattcttaaaagGAGGCGTCGTGGAAAAACCAAAGAAGTATTTGTAAAATGGGAAGGATGGCCTAAGAAATTCAATTCTTGGATTCCAGAAAGCTCTCTGGAAAAGCAATAAAAGTCACTAATTTCTACAAGATGTGTTCATTCAAAATGAGCGTTCGGATGGTGTTGACGTCTACGGACAGTTCTGATTATTTTGACAATAAACCAAATTGTTATCGAGTTCAATTGAATAAACAGATTCAATTCGACGGATATTGGACTGTTGCCCTGACAGAATTTTCCTCAGAAAGCTGGATTACATCCAAAAAAGAATCTGAGTTGTTTGTGTGTTGTGATATTTGTGAAGAAACTCTTATTGGTGGAAAAGAAGCACCTCTCCTAAGACGCATATACCTGGGGAAGAAACCAGAAAATATCACTTACCCACTACCGTATTACATTCCAGTAAAAATCGGCCAATTGCAGCAGATTGGCATATATATAACAGACAGAGAAGGAAACTTAGTGTCATTCTTAGACGGACCGGTGACCGTAACACTTCATTTCAAGAAGTTTCCTTACGTTCTGTGAAGATGAATAGCCAAACTTACGTCAGTGATCCCAGAATGTGGGAAATCTTTTACAAGAACATGGCAGAGAAAAAGTTCAACCCTTATAGATACAAGCCTAAACAAATTGGAAGAGGTGTGAAAAGTTATAAGTCTTATGTCATTCCATTGAGACCTCACTCACAATTAGAATCAGTACAACAAACCAGCACTCAAATGACCCCAGTGACTGCGGTGGAGGAAAGAGCTAAGATCGAACATGCCAAGGATGTCAAAGAGGGTGTTCCATTCGTCAAGGTGCAGGGGAGTATAAAAAGGCCACGTTCTCAATCGTCTGTCATTCCTTCCAAGAAATCGAAACGAACAACATCTCAAAGGAAGAAGTCGTCTAAGCCTGCAAAACAACGAAAAAAGTCAGGAAAAACGACACAGAAGACAATTAAGAAAAAGCGAGGAGCACCAGGCAAGAAAACACAATCGAGAAAGAAGAGTTTAAGATTGACAGTTACAGGAGTATCTTTAAACAGTAGAAATGGCCTTTTTAAGCAGTGATAATAAAGACATAGCTCAACCTATGGAACTGTCTCTTTTTGCGTCTCCAACAAATCAGGTAGCGGTCGAAAAAGTGTACTTTACAGAAGCAAGACCGATTTCTAGCATAGGAGTATCCGATACACCAATCGAAATCGTAGTATCTGGTTCGGGGGCAGaatacattgatttaaaaaggAGTAAATTGTATGTGAAAGCCCGAATTTTGAAAGCAGATGGAACGGCGCTGGCAGAAAATGAAAAAACGGGCATTGTAAATTTACCACTTCAAAGTATGTTTTCCCAGATGGATGTCTACTTGAACAACAAATTAGTTTCTTTCAACACAAACAACTATCCGTGGAAGGCCTATTTCAAGACAATTTTATTCAGCGGGAGAGACGAACTTAGTTCACAGAAACAATCCGAGCTGTTTTTTAAAGAAGAGGGAAACCTGAGTGACGCCAATGCATACAATGCGGGGAATGCTGGACTGGTCGTGCGGTATGGATACACTCAGCAAAGTGCAGTCTTTGAGTTGGAAGGAAACCTGATGGAAGATGTCtttgatatagataaatatttgataaacgGGGTAGACATTTACATCAAACTCTTTAGATCCAGTGCCCCGTTTGTCATTATGTCGGCTGAATCTTCACCAGCTTTCAAATTAGAGTTACTGGACGTTGTGTACAAAGTAGCCAAAGTGCGAGTAGACCCTGGCGTTCTACTGAATCATAGTAAACAGATAGAAGCAACCCCCGTGAAGTATACTATCATGcgaaatgaattgaaaatgaatactaTTCCTAAAGGATCCACAGAGTTTTACTGGGACAACATTTTTCCTCAAGCGGTACCCGATCGCATCGTGGTGGCCTTGGTGGACCAGAAAGCCGTCAATGGGGACTACACCGCTAACCCCTTTAACTTTGAGCATATGGGGTTAACAGACGTCGGAATATACGTTAACGGAGAAAGTGTACCCGGTAGACCGCTCAAAACAGACTTCTCAGCGGGACTGTATTCAGCAGCTTACGCTCGTTTGTTTGAAGCCTCGGGAAAATGGAACAATGATGCCGGACTGATCATCACTCGTGATAATTTTGGAAGTGGATATTCGCTGTTTGTTTTCACTATTGATTCCTGTGGATTTGGAGAAGAGTATTTAAATCTGATTCGTCGGGGAAACACCAGACTGGAACTGAAATTTAAACAAGCAACAACTAAAGCTGCTAACGCAATTGTATTTGCTACCTTTTCATCTCTACTGGAAGTCGACAAATCACGTGATATCAACTACATTCAACCATGAATTCGACACAGCTGCTAAATATGGTGAAAACGGACCCCTGCTTAAGATGCTATGTGAAAGGTGTATTTGCTAGTAACACATTACCCCAAATCGTTACAAGGTATCCGAGTGCCTTCATCGTCAATACACAACCTTTACCAATGCCTGGAGAACATTGGGTGGCAATAATCGTGCGAAGTCCATCCCAAGCAGAGTTTTTCGACAGCCTTGGGAAATCACCAACTCATTACAATCAAGACATTCAAAACTTTTTGAGGATGAGCAGTGTACAATGTAATTTCAAGTCTATACGACTACAGCCTCGTAATTCCGATTTGTGTGGACTTTATGTATTAGTATTTTTAATTGCAAGATTGTGTTTCAAAAACTCGATAAATGATGTGTATGCTTTATTTTCTAAAGACATTCAATCCAATGATGATTTTGTGAAACGTTTTATGTATGATTATTCTGTCATTAAAATCAATCATGAAACATAGATAGAGAAGTTATTTTTATACTGTCATTGAATAAgtttgttaatatatatatatgtgcgcGTAGCATTACGCTGGACTTCAGTATGAGGAAGCCTGGCTACCGAGGAACATGGCAACAGAGAACATAAACGATTGGTGGAACACTCGTTCCTTGCTTCCGTTTTCGGCACCTTCCACTATTCTGATATGTGGAAGTACACAAAGCGGTAAAACGCATTTTACTAAAACACTTTTACAAAACGCCAATGGCATGTTCTCTATGCCTGTTGATAGAATAATTTATGCTTATTCTGAACATCAACCCATGTTTGAGGAAATGAAGCAGACGATACCAAACCTTTCATTACATCAAGGAATGCCTTCAAAAGAAGACATAGAGCAGTACACAGAGGGTGTCAGTCACACTATAGTGGTACTGGATGATCTCATGTTACAAGTTGCGCAATCACAAGATTGTGTGCATCTATTCACGGTGACATCTCATCATAGAAACGTGACCACCGTGATGTTGTCTCAGAACTTATACCCGCCGGGAAAATACGCCAGGACCATTTCACTGAATTGTCTTAATGTCATTTTGTTTAAGAATTACCGCGATTCCCGACATATCATCACCTTTGGATCTCAGATCTTACCAGGACAAGTTCCTTTTTTCAAAGCAGCCTATGAATCTGCGACTCGACCCAATTTCGGTTACTTACATGTTTGCCTGGAACCTACACAGAACAGAGAGTATCAGTTAAGAACACGCATTCTTCCGGGAGAAGAGATGATTATTTACCAACCTCTATAAATAAGCATGATTTGATGTGTTCGCCTCATTATTCAAAGATGAAGCAAACGGTGAAGAAACACGAGGCTTTTTTAAAGTTTCTTGTCTGTGCAGACAATGCCCAGCAAAAAGTAATCGTTAAAGCCCTGAACAGTGAACAGTACGATGTGCTCAGTGAAATAGCACTTAACATTTACACCGGAACTTATCCTCTGACTAAAAAGTATATAAACCAACTGAAACCTTATGAATCATGCATTCGATCCTTGGGGTCCAGAGAAGTCAGCAACCGAGAGAAACGTCGCATACTATTGAAAAACATTCCTTTAGTGCCGCTTCTACTTAAACCCATTGTTCAACATTTCAAAGGAAAATGGCAAAGGAAATGATACTTGTACCGAAACTGAAATATGAACGTTTACTTAAAAAATTAGAACCTGCTGATACGTCATCCCAAGAAGTCGACCGAACTTCGAAGCAATCCTCAGAAGGTCAAGAACAAACTGCCAGTGACTTAGTGGATAAAACTAATTTGTTACAAACTGGAACAGGTTACGTCGCTAAGAAGATGAAGGTTGGGAAACCTCCTGGAATGTCCAATGTTCGGCGGAAGAAGAAAAACGTACCCTGGCTCACATATTGACAGTGTAATAACAACGAATAATgtcttttatcattttatttgtgtatttatcattcaataaaaaaaacaaaaacgtcaAAATATTTCGTTTTATAATCCAAATCCAAATGGCAACGTGTCTAAATTAGGAAGAATTCTCCTTTTAGTGTAAACCATCTTATAATTTTTAGTTTCAACCCTATTTAACAATTTTCGCTTTCTGCTGTCTCTCGATATTTTACAAgggttgacaatttcaatttGTCGGT
This genomic interval carries:
- the LOC130049777 gene encoding uncharacterized protein F54H12.2-like; this encodes MELSLFASPTNQVAVEKVYFTEARPISSIGVSDTPIEIVVSGSGAEYIDLKRSKLYVKARILKADGTALAENEKTGIVNLPLQSMFSQMDVYLNNKLVSFNTNNYPWKAYFKTILFSGRDELSSQKQSELFFKEEGNLSDANAYNAGNAGLVVRYGYTQQSAVFELEGNLMEDVFDIDKYLINGVDIYIKLFRSSAPFVIMSAESSPAFKLELLDVVYKVAKVRVDPGVLLNHSKQIEATPVKYTIMRNELKMNTIPKGSTEFYWDNIFPQAVPDRIVVALVDQKAVNGDYTANPFNFEHMGLTDVGIYVNGESVPGRPLKTDFSAGLYSAAYARLFEASGKWNNDAGLIITRDNFGSGYSLFVFTIDSCGFGEEYLNLIRRGNTRLELKFKQATTKAANAIVFATFSSLLEVDKSRDINYIQP
- the LOC130049776 gene encoding uncharacterized protein LOC130049776, with amino-acid sequence MSNYTDYLKDLYYTPGKPGAFAGPEKLYQAVKQEGKYKIGRRRIRQFLNNEDSYSLYKPIRKTFPRSKVIVNTIDSMWDGDLADVSNIASHNDGYKFLLVLIDIFSRYLFIVPLTNKHHQNIIDGLKSVFQTGRKPHTLRTDKGSEFKNRWVKTFLKKEGINVIYTQNETKANYAERVIRTMKNLMYRYFMKNKTYRFVNVLQDLVKSYNNRPHRSLGGNAPLTVNQGNADEIRLDAYLAGTKPKSDLRKKNGNQHTSKKTMKKRVKPFFKLKVGDNVRISQLKHPFQRDYQQKWTEEFFKVVKRYKRGQIPVYKVQDLADDPIQGTFYQSELQKVVKSEDVAYRVEKILKRRRRGKTKEVFVKWEGWPKKFNSWIPESSLEKQ